Proteins found in one Agaribacterium sp. ZY112 genomic segment:
- the rpsF gene encoding 30S ribosomal protein S6 produces the protein MRHYEVLFLVHPDQSEQVPGMIERYSETITKDGGKIHRLEDWGRRHLAYSINKIHKAHYVLINCETNNEALEELTTNFRYNDAVLRHLVIRTDEAITEESPIMKSEKESRERKVRAEQRAQESDKAPAPAPAESTESTEGE, from the coding sequence ATGCGTCATTATGAAGTTCTATTTCTGGTCCATCCAGACCAGAGCGAGCAAGTGCCCGGTATGATCGAGCGCTACTCTGAGACCATCACTAAAGATGGTGGTAAGATCCACCGTCTTGAAGACTGGGGTCGTCGTCACCTAGCTTATAGCATCAACAAGATTCACAAAGCTCACTACGTGCTTATCAACTGTGAAACTAATAACGAAGCGTTGGAAGAGTTAACTACCAACTTCCGTTATAACGATGCTGTATTACGTCACTTGGTTATCCGTACTGATGAAGCGATTACTGAAGAGTCGCCAATCATGAAGTCGGAAAAAGAAAGCCGTGAGCGTAAAGTACGTGCAGAGCAACGTGCACAAGAGTCTGATAAGGCTCCTGCACCAGCACCTGCCGAATCAACTGAAAGCACTGAAGGAGAATAA
- a CDS encoding Hsp20 family protein: MNAIDLTPLYRSTVGFDRVANILDSALRTSPSSTGYPPYNIEVTGENAYAITIAVAGFVEAEIDINVENGNLSVSGKKQKLEEGRQYLYQGIAERSFERKFNLADHVKVDGADLKNGLLTIFLTREIPEAMKPKKIKINSIN, from the coding sequence ATGAATGCTATTGATTTAACACCTTTATATCGCAGCACTGTTGGTTTTGATCGTGTTGCTAATATCCTAGACTCGGCGCTTAGAACAAGCCCTAGCTCAACAGGCTATCCGCCTTATAATATTGAGGTGACGGGTGAGAATGCCTATGCAATCACTATCGCTGTCGCGGGTTTTGTTGAAGCTGAAATTGATATTAATGTTGAGAATGGAAACTTAAGTGTTTCTGGTAAAAAGCAAAAGCTGGAAGAGGGGCGTCAATACCTGTATCAGGGGATTGCAGAGCGCTCTTTTGAAAGAAAGTTTAACCTAGCCGATCACGTCAAAGTTGATGGCGCTGATTTGAAAAATGGCTTATTAACTATTTTTCTTACTCGGGAAATTCCTGAAGCAATGAAGCCTAAGAAAATTAAAATAAACAGTATTAATTAA
- the dnaB gene encoding replicative DNA helicase, with protein sequence MPDSPPDTEYLDLPEAEAPQDTETKLPYSLEAEQSVLGGLMRDATHFDSVAEVLSEEDFFKQPHRLIFACMLHLIEAEQPLDVITISEALSQREELELVGGMAYLSDLATNVPVSENVVAYASIVRENATFRQIITTSTEITRASFNPAGLSSEDLLALAERRFLEVSEGRPKEGGFLFVNELLKESLQKIDERTKNQGNITGLATGIDALNDKTSGWQPGELIILAARPSMGKTALALNFVEAALMTQEQPVLIFSLEMPADSLVMRMMSAIGRIDQGGMRSGKLNEDDWPKLDLAVRKLKDKKLFIDDTPGLSPGEMKARTRRIAREHGNPAMIMVDYLQLMSISGFTEGRTQEISEISRAMKALARDFKCPVICLSQLNRGVEQRPNKRPMSSDLRESGAIEQDADVIMFIYRDEYYNEDSPDKGIAEVIIGKQRNGETGTVKAAWVGKYTRFENLSLDYQGMEP encoded by the coding sequence ATGCCTGATAGCCCGCCAGATACAGAATATCTAGACCTACCAGAGGCCGAAGCGCCTCAGGATACGGAAACCAAGCTGCCTTATTCTCTAGAGGCTGAGCAGAGCGTGCTTGGTGGTTTGATGCGTGATGCAACGCATTTTGACTCGGTAGCTGAGGTACTGAGCGAAGAGGACTTCTTTAAGCAGCCCCATCGCCTTATTTTTGCCTGTATGCTGCATCTGATTGAGGCCGAGCAGCCCTTAGACGTCATTACTATCTCCGAGGCTTTAAGTCAGCGTGAGGAGCTTGAGCTCGTTGGAGGCATGGCTTATCTCAGTGACTTGGCGACAAATGTGCCCGTCAGTGAAAACGTCGTAGCCTACGCCAGCATTGTGCGTGAAAACGCGACCTTCAGGCAGATCATTACTACTTCTACTGAAATTACGCGCGCGAGCTTTAACCCTGCAGGCCTTAGCTCAGAAGATTTATTGGCTTTAGCCGAGCGTCGCTTTTTAGAGGTAAGTGAGGGGCGGCCAAAAGAAGGTGGTTTCTTATTCGTAAACGAGCTACTTAAAGAATCCTTACAGAAAATTGATGAGCGTACGAAAAATCAGGGCAACATAACCGGCCTTGCGACAGGTATTGATGCGCTAAATGACAAAACCTCGGGTTGGCAGCCTGGTGAATTAATTATTCTTGCTGCGCGACCTTCTATGGGTAAAACAGCACTGGCTTTGAATTTTGTTGAAGCAGCCTTGATGACTCAAGAGCAGCCTGTGCTTATCTTTAGTCTAGAAATGCCTGCGGATTCGTTGGTGATGCGGATGATGAGTGCCATCGGTCGTATTGACCAAGGTGGCATGCGCTCAGGTAAGTTGAATGAAGACGATTGGCCTAAGCTCGATTTAGCGGTACGAAAATTAAAAGATAAAAAACTCTTTATTGATGATACGCCGGGCTTAAGCCCTGGAGAAATGAAGGCGCGTACACGCCGTATTGCGCGTGAGCATGGCAACCCTGCGATGATCATGGTCGATTACTTGCAGTTGATGAGTATCAGCGGTTTTACCGAAGGTCGTACTCAGGAAATCTCTGAGATATCACGTGCGATGAAAGCCTTGGCGCGAGATTTTAAATGCCCCGTTATTTGTCTATCCCAGTTAAATCGTGGTGTGGAGCAGCGGCCCAATAAGCGTCCTATGAGTTCAGACTTGCGAGAATCAGGAGCGATTGAGCAGGATGCCGACGTGATTATGTTTATTTATCGCGATGAATATTATAACGAAGACAGCCCTGATAAAGGCATTGCTGAGGTGATTATCGGTAAGCAGCGTAATGGTGAAACGGGAACGGTTAAAGCTGCGTGGGTGGGTAAATATACTCGTTTTGAAAACCTTAGCTTGGACTATCAGGGCATGGAGCCTTAA
- a CDS encoding YfaZ family outer membrane protein: MFKHALILCSGLVAASQAAANDLYIDLSNDTFHARFDATHASNNIRYSAETLITEDQGYVVDAGMWTYGDIGSNKAIQGGLGGKIYYGDTDNDAITALALGGTINIAIPGVDGLSISSDLFFAPSITVNNDFKNLSDFNLRVNWALFENAAIYGGLRQLEADYKHSGSHEFDEGLHAGIKMSF, encoded by the coding sequence ATGTTCAAACACGCACTTATTTTATGCTCAGGATTAGTAGCTGCTAGCCAAGCCGCTGCTAACGACCTATACATCGACTTGAGCAACGATACCTTTCACGCTCGCTTTGACGCCACTCACGCCAGTAACAACATTCGCTATTCGGCAGAAACCCTCATTACCGAAGATCAAGGTTATGTTGTGGATGCCGGCATGTGGACTTACGGAGATATAGGCAGCAATAAGGCAATTCAAGGCGGTCTAGGCGGCAAGATTTATTACGGTGATACTGACAACGATGCCATCACTGCACTCGCCCTAGGCGGAACCATTAACATTGCAATCCCCGGGGTAGATGGCCTTAGCATCAGCAGTGATTTATTCTTTGCTCCATCCATTACTGTTAACAACGACTTTAAAAACTTAAGTGATTTTAATTTACGCGTGAACTGGGCTTTATTTGAAAATGCCGCAATATACGGCGGCCTTCGCCAGCTTGAAGCAGACTATAAACACAGTGGCTCTCATGAATTTGATGAAGGCTTACATGCCGGTATAAAAATGAGTTTTTAA
- the rnr gene encoding ribonuclease R, with amino-acid sequence MTKQDRFAEREAQKYDNPIPSREFILDVLESSEGPLSHKKLCSILKLDDDTAIEALRRRLIAMVRDGQLISDRKGAFGRVDKMDLAKGRVLAHRDGYGFVRPADGGPDVYLTNRQMRKVFDGDEVLIRKGQTNFRGQVEGHIVEVLVRNTTELVGQLMLDGAYAFLVPDNPKISNDIMLEDDGGAKPGQIVVAELVQQPGKHQRPLARVKEVLGNHLAPGMEIDVAIRSHGIPHIWPQAVDKQLESMSAEVKEADKANRVDLRDLSFVTIDGEDARDFDDAVYCETKSSGGWRLYVAIADVSHYVELGSALDEEAQKRATSVYFPRQVVPMLPELLSNGLCSLNPLVDRLCMVCEMTISASGRVSGYKFYEALMHSKARLTYTEVGKVLEERAGKAGGTPTRTKLKALLPGLDCLHDLYLCLHGARAQRGAIEFETVETRIEFDEERKIKQIVPVHRNDAHRLIEECMLAANVCAAKFLEQHKLPALYRVHEPPKAEKLELLHSYLAELGLSMPARRVVQPADYQDVMQQAKGRSDAHLIQTVMLRSMNQAVYQPDNLGHFGLAYKAYAHFTSPIRRYPDLLVHRAIRSVIRSQRESRYVRRVDTATHLKTQKIYPYDDAAMDALGEQCSTCERRADDATRDVVSWLKCEYLQERVGEHFDGVITAVTAFGLFVELKDLYVEGLIHITALPQDYYHHSAVQHRLTGERTGRTFHLGGELRVQVARVNLDDRKIDFDLVEVGKSRKKGRGAKPKGVSAKQVVEPAEKRMPRKRAAADNTKPKLEEKTKRKPKAKKRKSATAKKSAAPDQGASKNNAGPKKAKKKHSQKVKKSGAKPKPKKN; translated from the coding sequence ATGACAAAACAAGACCGTTTTGCAGAGCGCGAAGCGCAAAAATACGATAACCCCATTCCAAGTCGTGAATTTATTCTTGATGTCTTAGAGAGCTCCGAGGGGCCTTTAAGCCATAAAAAGCTATGTTCGATTTTGAAGCTTGATGATGACACCGCGATTGAGGCTTTACGCCGGCGTCTAATTGCCATGGTTCGAGATGGTCAGTTAATCAGCGACCGCAAAGGTGCCTTTGGTCGCGTTGATAAAATGGATTTAGCCAAAGGTCGAGTGCTTGCTCACCGAGATGGTTATGGCTTTGTGCGCCCTGCTGATGGTGGCCCCGATGTGTACCTGACCAATCGCCAAATGCGCAAAGTATTTGATGGCGATGAGGTGTTAATACGCAAGGGGCAGACTAATTTCCGCGGGCAGGTCGAAGGGCATATTGTTGAGGTCTTGGTACGCAATACGACGGAGCTTGTTGGGCAGTTGATGCTTGATGGTGCTTATGCCTTTTTAGTGCCAGATAATCCCAAAATTTCAAATGACATCATGCTAGAGGATGATGGTGGTGCAAAACCTGGGCAGATTGTTGTTGCTGAATTGGTGCAGCAACCGGGTAAGCACCAGCGGCCCTTGGCGCGAGTAAAAGAGGTACTGGGGAATCATTTGGCGCCAGGCATGGAAATTGATGTTGCCATTCGTTCTCATGGCATTCCGCATATTTGGCCACAAGCGGTGGATAAACAGCTTGAGAGCATGAGTGCTGAAGTTAAAGAAGCTGATAAAGCAAATCGAGTCGACCTGCGTGATCTGTCCTTTGTGACGATTGATGGCGAAGATGCTCGTGATTTTGATGACGCCGTTTATTGTGAGACAAAGTCGTCAGGTGGTTGGCGTCTTTATGTAGCAATTGCCGATGTTAGTCATTATGTTGAATTAGGCTCAGCGTTAGATGAGGAAGCGCAAAAGCGTGCGACCTCCGTCTACTTTCCTCGCCAAGTTGTGCCAATGTTGCCTGAGCTACTTAGTAATGGCCTATGCTCGTTAAATCCTTTGGTCGATCGTTTGTGTATGGTCTGTGAGATGACTATTAGTGCTTCTGGTCGAGTGAGCGGTTATAAGTTTTATGAAGCGCTTATGCACAGTAAGGCTCGCCTCACTTATACCGAGGTTGGCAAAGTACTGGAGGAGCGCGCTGGTAAGGCTGGTGGTACTCCTACGCGAACAAAGTTGAAGGCTTTATTGCCAGGCTTAGATTGCCTGCATGATCTTTATTTATGTTTGCATGGGGCGCGTGCGCAGCGTGGAGCGATTGAGTTTGAAACAGTCGAGACTCGTATCGAATTTGATGAAGAGCGAAAAATCAAACAGATTGTTCCAGTTCACAGGAATGATGCTCATCGCCTAATTGAAGAATGCATGCTAGCCGCCAATGTCTGTGCGGCAAAGTTTTTAGAGCAGCATAAGCTGCCGGCTTTGTACCGAGTTCACGAGCCGCCCAAGGCGGAAAAATTAGAATTACTGCACAGTTATTTGGCTGAGCTTGGTTTGTCTATGCCGGCACGTAGGGTTGTGCAGCCAGCAGATTACCAAGACGTTATGCAGCAGGCCAAAGGTCGCAGTGATGCCCATTTAATTCAAACGGTTATGCTGCGCTCAATGAATCAAGCCGTATATCAACCGGATAATTTAGGTCATTTTGGTTTGGCCTATAAAGCATATGCTCACTTTACCTCACCTATCCGGCGCTACCCTGATTTATTAGTGCACAGAGCGATTCGCAGTGTGATCCGCTCACAGCGAGAAAGTCGTTATGTGCGCAGAGTTGATACGGCCACGCATTTAAAAACGCAAAAAATATACCCTTATGATGACGCGGCCATGGATGCTTTGGGTGAGCAGTGTTCAACCTGCGAACGTCGGGCAGATGATGCGACACGAGATGTAGTTAGCTGGCTTAAGTGTGAGTATCTTCAAGAGCGAGTTGGTGAGCATTTTGATGGGGTCATCACCGCAGTGACGGCTTTTGGCCTGTTTGTGGAATTAAAAGATCTTTATGTTGAAGGTTTAATTCATATTACGGCTTTACCGCAAGATTATTATCACCACAGTGCGGTTCAGCACCGTTTAACGGGGGAGCGCACAGGGCGCACTTTTCACTTGGGTGGAGAGCTTCGTGTGCAGGTTGCTAGGGTGAACTTGGATGATCGAAAAATTGATTTTGATCTTGTCGAAGTTGGCAAGAGTAGAAAAAAGGGGAGAGGCGCTAAGCCTAAAGGCGTTTCAGCTAAGCAGGTGGTGGAGCCTGCAGAAAAGAGAATGCCAAGAAAGCGGGCCGCAGCGGATAACACTAAACCGAAGCTAGAAGAAAAAACAAAACGTAAGCCTAAAGCGAAAAAGAGAAAAAGTGCGACCGCGAAAAAGAGCGCGGCGCCAGATCAAGGTGCTAGCAAGAATAATGCTGGGCCTAAAAAAGCGAAGAAAAAGCATTCGCAAAAAGTTAAAAAAAGTGGCGCTAAGCCTAAACCTAAAAAGAATTAA
- a CDS encoding PilZ domain-containing protein — protein sequence MGAERRRHQRFAIKWQARVMLMDRSIYAVPVNDVSKGGVSIRFPNMLPLNSQVNIEILMPYRGEMHAIRAKTCVAHHALLEDNSAKLGLRFTEIGREHAHLFNNVLQELLNSLG from the coding sequence ATGGGTGCGGAACGGCGGCGTCACCAGCGCTTCGCGATAAAATGGCAGGCGAGAGTTATGTTGATGGATCGCTCCATCTATGCTGTGCCCGTAAATGATGTGAGTAAGGGCGGCGTTTCTATTCGTTTTCCCAATATGCTGCCCTTAAACTCGCAGGTAAATATAGAAATATTGATGCCCTATCGAGGTGAGATGCATGCAATAAGAGCTAAAACTTGTGTCGCTCACCATGCTCTTCTTGAAGATAATAGCGCTAAGCTTGGTCTTAGATTTACTGAGATCGGTCGTGAGCATGCACACTTATTTAATAATGTATTGCAGGAACTTCTAAATAGCCTCGGTTAA
- a CDS encoding 2-hydroxyacid dehydrogenase, which translates to MKVAVFNSKPYDKESFKRHHTEHLLSFFSPGLSEDTLPMAAGFDVVCCFVNDRVNAAVIEGLAELGVKLIALRCAGFNNVDLEAAKRCGLLVCRVPEYSPNTVAEHAVALILDLNRNIHRAFNRIRENDYSLQGLQGFEVNGKTVGVIGTGTIGYTFARIMKGFGCKVIAYDPQQNDRFKSVGDYVELEQLWAQSDIISLHCPLVASTYHLVNVNSIPLMKDRVMLINTSRGGLVDTPAVIEGLKSGKIGWLGLDVYEEEAGLFFENYSNRILTDDVFARLLTFPNVVVTGHQAFFSNEALETIAQTTLANIDAFAKGCLPEKNTVSL; encoded by the coding sequence ATGAAGGTCGCAGTATTTAATTCGAAACCCTATGACAAAGAAAGCTTTAAGAGACATCACACCGAGCATCTTTTAAGTTTCTTTAGCCCAGGCCTAAGCGAGGATACCCTGCCTATGGCGGCGGGTTTTGATGTGGTCTGTTGCTTTGTGAATGACAGAGTTAATGCGGCTGTCATCGAGGGCTTGGCTGAGCTGGGGGTGAAATTAATTGCTCTGCGTTGTGCGGGTTTTAATAATGTCGATCTAGAGGCTGCTAAGCGCTGCGGATTATTGGTGTGTCGCGTGCCTGAATATAGCCCCAACACGGTTGCTGAGCATGCCGTTGCTTTAATTCTGGATCTCAATCGCAATATCCATCGCGCGTTTAATCGTATTCGAGAGAATGACTATAGCTTGCAAGGGCTGCAAGGTTTTGAGGTTAATGGCAAAACAGTTGGGGTTATTGGTACAGGCACGATTGGTTATACTTTTGCGCGAATCATGAAGGGCTTTGGTTGCAAGGTGATTGCCTATGACCCCCAGCAAAATGATAGGTTTAAGAGTGTGGGGGACTATGTTGAGCTTGAGCAGTTGTGGGCGCAAAGTGACATCATTAGCTTGCACTGCCCTCTGGTTGCCTCAACCTATCATTTGGTCAATGTTAATAGTATTCCGTTAATGAAAGACCGTGTCATGTTAATCAACACCAGTCGAGGTGGTCTTGTTGATACGCCAGCGGTTATTGAGGGTTTGAAAAGCGGCAAGATAGGTTGGTTGGGCTTGGATGTGTATGAAGAAGAGGCGGGTTTGTTTTTTGAAAACTACAGTAACCGCATACTAACCGACGATGTGTTTGCGCGGCTTTTAACCTTCCCTAATGTGGTTGTCACTGGTCATCAGGCCTTTTTTAGTAATGAGGCATTGGAAACCATCGCTCAAACCACGCTTGCTAACATTGATGCGTTTGCCAAAGGCTGTTTGCCGGAAAAGAATACCGTTAGCTTGTAG
- the rlmB gene encoding 23S rRNA (guanosine(2251)-2'-O)-methyltransferase RlmB — MTTETAFGFHALQVIVKTAPERIKQLYAAQGRQDQRMQKLLAACEKVGIRPRWLEKDELDRLCDGRHQGVFAELKPGRSYGEKDLYKLIEGLGGPATVLVLDGVTDPHNLGACLRTADAAGVDAVVVPKDNSAGLTEVARKVASGAADTVPLVSVTNLARCLKKLQELGMWITGTAGEASEELYQADLSGSRVVVMGAEGKGMRRLTRECCDSLVKIPMAGEVSSLNVSVATGVILFELVRQRKVL; from the coding sequence ATGACAACTGAAACTGCATTTGGCTTTCATGCCTTACAAGTCATTGTAAAAACCGCCCCAGAGCGCATTAAGCAACTATACGCTGCGCAGGGGCGCCAAGATCAGCGTATGCAGAAGTTACTTGCCGCTTGTGAGAAGGTCGGTATCAGGCCGCGCTGGTTAGAAAAAGATGAATTAGATCGTTTGTGTGATGGTCGCCACCAGGGCGTTTTTGCTGAACTCAAGCCCGGTAGAAGTTACGGAGAGAAAGATCTCTATAAATTAATCGAGGGTTTGGGTGGCCCAGCGACGGTACTTGTCTTAGATGGTGTTACCGACCCTCATAACTTGGGTGCCTGTTTGCGAACTGCCGATGCGGCAGGTGTGGATGCGGTTGTTGTGCCTAAAGATAACAGCGCAGGTTTAACAGAGGTCGCAAGAAAGGTGGCCAGCGGCGCCGCAGATACAGTGCCTTTGGTGTCGGTCACCAACTTGGCTCGTTGTCTTAAAAAGTTACAAGAATTGGGTATGTGGATAACTGGTACGGCAGGTGAGGCAAGTGAAGAGTTGTATCAGGCTGATCTAAGTGGTTCTCGTGTGGTAGTAATGGGGGCTGAAGGTAAAGGCATGCGTCGCTTAACGCGTGAGTGTTGTGATAGCTTAGTTAAAATCCCCATGGCCGGAGAGGTCAGTAGCTTAAATGTCAGTGTTGCTACTGGTGTGATTCTTTTTGAGCTGGTGCGTCAGCGGAAAGTACTCTAA
- the rpsR gene encoding 30S ribosomal protein S18 — protein MARFFRRRKFCRFSAEGVKQIDFKDLDTLKAYISETGKIVPSRITGTKAKYQRQLATAIKRARYVALLPYTDSHDR, from the coding sequence ATGGCTCGTTTTTTCCGTCGTCGTAAGTTCTGCCGCTTCTCCGCTGAAGGTGTTAAGCAGATCGACTTTAAAGACCTAGATACTCTGAAAGCTTATATCTCAGAGACGGGCAAAATCGTTCCTAGCCGTATCACTGGAACCAAAGCTAAGTATCAGCGTCAGCTCGCTACTGCGATCAAGCGCGCTCGTTACGTTGCTTTGCTGCCTTACACCGATAGCCACGACCGGTAA
- a CDS encoding ATP phosphoribosyltransferase regulatory subunit, with protein sequence MKKVDRWLLPDAIEEMLPEQASQVEALRRRLVNLFKAWGYDYVIPPMLEFTDSLLAGSDDDVELLTFKLTDQLSGKMLGLRADITPQVARMDAHSLKREGINRLCYAGHVFHTRPKGPLVSRTPIQVGVELFGEAGADADIEVIGLLIATLEEAGLPEQYVDLGHVGVFRALAEHAGLSCEQEGALFELMQVKALSEIERWLEIEVADETQRQWFLKLPSLAGDSSVLDEALACFAHAPAAVLSAVNELKVVADALQQRFPDAKLYFDLSELRGYHYLTGIVFGASAPGVGASIANGGRYDSIGEVFGRSRPATGFAVDLTVVRQQVDAAAEQVTGIFAPQFDASEYWAEVQALRASGERVVCGLGGQLEPSAHQNCNRILQKSDTGFCVTLLELS encoded by the coding sequence ATGAAAAAAGTAGATCGCTGGCTATTGCCAGATGCCATCGAAGAAATGCTGCCAGAACAGGCCTCTCAGGTTGAAGCCCTGCGCCGCCGTCTGGTGAACTTATTTAAAGCTTGGGGTTATGACTATGTTATTCCTCCCATGCTCGAATTTACCGATTCCTTGCTTGCCGGCTCCGACGACGATGTCGAGCTGCTAACGTTCAAACTGACCGACCAGTTAAGTGGCAAGATGTTGGGTTTGCGTGCTGATATCACCCCGCAGGTCGCTCGTATGGATGCGCATAGCTTAAAGCGTGAAGGCATCAATCGCTTATGTTATGCCGGTCATGTTTTCCACACTCGCCCTAAAGGGCCTCTGGTTTCACGCACACCTATTCAAGTGGGGGTGGAGCTGTTTGGTGAGGCTGGCGCCGATGCAGATATAGAAGTGATCGGTTTGCTGATTGCCACTCTAGAAGAAGCCGGTTTGCCTGAGCAGTACGTTGATCTTGGCCATGTGGGTGTCTTCCGAGCCTTAGCTGAGCATGCAGGCTTGAGCTGTGAGCAAGAGGGCGCACTGTTTGAGTTGATGCAGGTGAAGGCGCTTAGTGAAATTGAACGCTGGCTTGAGATCGAAGTCGCCGATGAAACTCAGCGTCAGTGGTTCCTTAAATTACCCAGCTTAGCCGGTGATAGTTCAGTTCTTGATGAGGCTCTGGCGTGTTTTGCGCATGCTCCGGCAGCCGTGCTTAGTGCAGTGAATGAATTAAAAGTCGTTGCCGACGCCCTGCAGCAGCGCTTCCCTGATGCCAAGCTCTACTTCGATCTAAGTGAATTGCGTGGTTATCACTATCTTACCGGTATCGTTTTTGGCGCATCTGCGCCGGGTGTTGGTGCATCCATTGCTAATGGCGGTCGCTACGACAGTATTGGTGAAGTCTTTGGGCGTTCACGACCTGCTACTGGTTTTGCGGTAGATTTAACCGTTGTTCGCCAGCAGGTTGACGCTGCCGCTGAGCAAGTCACAGGTATTTTTGCTCCACAGTTTGATGCCTCTGAGTACTGGGCTGAGGTGCAAGCTTTGCGTGCTTCTGGTGAGCGTGTCGTGTGTGGGCTGGGCGGTCAGCTTGAGCCTAGCGCTCATCAAAACTGTAATCGAATTTTGCAAAAGTCCGATACTGGCTTTTGCGTGACATTGTTAGAACTTTCTTAA
- the rplI gene encoding 50S ribosomal protein L9, with protein sequence MEVILLDKVGKLGTVGDKVSVKAGFGRNFLIPQGKAIPATTANVAEFETRRAELEAAASDKLVAAQGRAAQLAELNVVIAANAGDEGKLFGSIGARDIAEAITAAGVEVAKAEVKLPEGTLREVGEYDINVQLHVEVTQVVKLVVEAE encoded by the coding sequence ATGGAAGTTATTCTTTTAGATAAAGTTGGTAAGCTGGGAACAGTTGGCGACAAAGTAAGCGTAAAAGCTGGTTTTGGTCGAAACTTTCTTATCCCTCAGGGTAAAGCTATTCCTGCAACTACAGCAAACGTTGCTGAGTTCGAAACACGTCGCGCTGAACTAGAAGCAGCTGCTTCTGATAAGTTGGTTGCCGCTCAAGGTCGTGCAGCTCAACTTGCAGAGCTTAACGTTGTTATCGCAGCTAACGCAGGTGATGAAGGCAAGCTATTCGGTTCTATTGGTGCTCGTGACATCGCTGAAGCAATTACTGCTGCTGGCGTTGAAGTGGCCAAAGCTGAAGTTAAGCTACCTGAAGGTACTTTACGTGAAGTGGGCGAGTACGATATTAACGTACAGCTACACGTTGAAGTGACTCAAGTTGTTAAGCTTGTTGTAGAGGCAGAGTAA
- a CDS encoding adenylosuccinate synthase, with amino-acid sequence MGKNVVVLGTQWGDEGKGKIVDLLTEEIAHVVRFQGGHNAGHTLVIDGKKTVLHLIPSGVLREGVTCYIGNGVVLSPEALLKEIAELEEQGIPVRERLKLSPSCPLILSYHVALDQAREVARGASKIGTTGRGIGPAYEDKVSRRGLRLDDMKDLEGFTEKLREVLSFHNFSLEHYYKAEPIDFDTLLAQCIEMREQLLPMMSDVTGTLHSARENQESILFEGAQGSLLDIDHGTYPYVTSSNTTAGGAATGSGFGPCYLDYVLGITKAYTTRVGSGPFPTELDCEVGQHLGVKGHEFGATTGRKRRTGWFDALAVKHAVQINSVTGICLTKLDVLDGLEEIQICTGYQNKAGEAIPVPSCSEDWDNIVPVYETMPGWSETTFGVQCREDLPQTALNYIARLEELVGVPVDIISTGPDRVETIVLRHPFE; translated from the coding sequence ATGGGTAAGAATGTTGTCGTACTTGGCACTCAGTGGGGTGACGAAGGCAAAGGTAAAATCGTTGATTTGCTGACTGAGGAAATCGCTCACGTAGTGCGTTTCCAAGGTGGTCATAATGCTGGTCACACACTCGTTATTGACGGCAAAAAGACCGTTCTTCACCTTATTCCTTCTGGGGTATTACGTGAAGGTGTGACCTGCTACATCGGTAATGGTGTGGTCTTGAGTCCAGAGGCTCTACTTAAAGAGATTGCTGAGCTTGAGGAGCAGGGTATTCCTGTTCGTGAGCGTTTGAAGCTAAGCCCTTCTTGCCCGCTTATCCTGTCTTATCATGTTGCTTTGGATCAGGCGCGTGAAGTGGCTCGCGGTGCTTCCAAGATCGGTACCACAGGCCGTGGTATTGGCCCCGCCTATGAAGATAAAGTTAGCCGTCGAGGCTTGCGTCTTGATGATATGAAAGATCTTGAAGGCTTTACAGAGAAATTGCGTGAAGTACTTAGCTTCCACAACTTCTCGCTAGAGCATTATTACAAAGCCGAGCCTATCGACTTTGATACCTTGCTTGCCCAATGCATTGAAATGCGTGAGCAATTGCTGCCTATGATGAGTGATGTAACAGGCACTTTACATAGCGCGCGTGAAAATCAAGAGAGTATCTTGTTTGAGGGGGCTCAGGGCTCCTTACTTGATATTGATCACGGTACTTACCCCTATGTGACTTCGTCGAATACCACTGCTGGTGGTGCTGCAACCGGCTCAGGCTTTGGGCCTTGTTATCTTGACTATGTACTTGGTATTACGAAGGCTTATACCACTCGTGTTGGTTCTGGGCCTTTCCCTACTGAGCTTGATTGTGAAGTGGGTCAGCACTTGGGTGTTAAAGGGCATGAGTTTGGTGCTACTACAGGTCGCAAGCGTCGTACGGGTTGGTTTGACGCTTTGGCGGTTAAACATGCCGTGCAGATTAACTCTGTTACCGGTATCTGCTTAACTAAGCTTGATGTGCTTGATGGCCTAGAAGAGATTCAAATTTGTACTGGTTACCAAAACAAAGCTGGTGAAGCGATTCCTGTACCAAGCTGCAGCGAAGATTGGGATAACATTGTACCTGTCTATGAAACTATGCCTGGTTGGTCTGAAACAACGTTTGGTGTTCAGTGTCGTGAAGACTTGCCTCAAACTGCGCTTAACTATATTGCCCGTCTTGAAGAGCTTGTAGGTGTGCCTGTCGATATAATCTCAACTGGCCCAGATAGGGTTGAGACCATTGTTTTAAGGCACCCATTTGAATAG